From Sphingomonas sp. PAMC26645:
GGATCGACTCGCAGAGACTTTGAGCGACCGTTTAGGCATGACGAGCGAGATTTCCACGCTCACCGACCGCAAGCTCCAGGACGCCGAACGCGCGCTAAGCCATTGGCAATTCACGCCAAACGGCTCCGAAGGCTATGCCAAGGCCGAAGTTACCGCTGGCGGAATCAGCACCGCGGAACTCTCCTCGCAAACAATGCAAGCCAAACGCGTACCAATGCTGTATGCAGTCGGCGAAGCGGTCGATGTCACAGGGTGGCTCGGCGGCTACAACTTCCAATGGGCATGGGCGAGCGGGTGGGCCGCGGGTCAAGTCCTGTAGGGACCACCACGCCAGTGCCTTGCCGTTGCGTAAGCCGGCCACCAATTAGGACGTACATGCCTTTTACAAATATTCCGTCGCTTCTTTCCGAGGCGCTCGAAGCGCGCGGCTATACCGCGCTCACCCCCGTCCAGGCTCATGTGATCGAGGACAATGCGATCGGTCGCGATCTCGTCGTGTCGGCGCAGACCGGCTCGGGTAAGACCGTGGCGTTCGGCCTGGCGATGGCCGGCGAGCTGCTCGGTGAAGCCGGCGAGGACGGAGTCCAGCGCCTGCCCGCACCGCACAAGCCGCTCGTGCTCTGCATCGCGCCGACTCGCGAGCTCGCGCTCCAGGTCAGCCGCGAGCTGATGTGGCTTTATGCCAAGGCCGGTGCACGCATTTCGACCTGCGTCGGCGGCATGGACGCCTCGAAGGAGCGTCGTTCGCTCGCGCACGGCGCGCATATCGTCGTCGGCACGCCGGGTCGTCTGCGCGATCACCTCGAGCGTGGCGCGCTCGACCTGTCGGCCCTGAAGGTCGCGGTGCTCGACGAAGCCGACGAGATGCTCGACATGGGCTTCCGCGAGGACCTCGAGCAGATCCTCGATGCGTCGCCCGAAGCGCGTCGTACGCTGCTGTTCTCGGCGACGATGCCGCGGCCGATCGTCGCGCTGGCCAAGCGCTATCAGAAGGACGCGCTGCGGATCTCGACCGTCGGCGAGGATCGCGGTCATGGCGATATCTCGTACCAGGCCGTCACGGTCTCGCCGTCCGAGATCGAGCATGCGGTGATCAACCTGCTGCGCTTCCACGAGGCGGAGACGGCGATGCTGTTCTGCGCCACGCGTGACAATGTGCGTCACCTGCACGCGAGCCTGGTCGAGCGTGGCTTTGCCGCTGTCGCACTGTCGGGCGAGCATTCGCAGAACGAGCGTAACGCGGCGCTTCAGGCGCTGCGTGACCGTCGTGCGCGCGTCTGTGTTGCGACCGATGTTGCGGCGCGCGGTATCGATCTGCCGACGCTGAGCCTCGTCGTTCACGTCGAGTTGCCGCGTGACGCCGAGACGCTTCAGCATCGCTCGGGCCGTACCGGTCGTGCGGGCAAGAAGGGCACCGCCGTCCTGATCGTGCCGTTCCCGCGTCGTCGTCGTGTCGAAATGATGCTCCGTGGTGCGAAGATCAACGCGGAGTGGGTCAACGCCCCGACCGCGGAGGACATCCGAAAGAACGACCACGAGCGCCTGATCGGCATGCTGTTGCAGCCAGTCGAGGTCGAGGAGGAGGATCGCGCACTCGCCGTCCGCCTGATGGCCGAGAAGACGCCGGAGGATATCGCCGCCGCGCTGGTGCACATGCACCGTGCGACGATGCCGCAGGCCGAGGACCTGATCGACCAGAGCAAGCAGCCGACGCAGGACGAGCGTTCGCAGGGTCCGCGCGCGGGCTTCGAGGACACCGTCTGGTTCCGGATGGACATCGGTCGTCGCCAGAACGCCGATCCGCGCTGGATCCTGCCGCTGATCTGCCGTCGCGGGCACATCACGAAGTCCGAGATCGGTGCGATCCGTATCGGCCCGAACGAGACGGCGTTCGAGATACCGCGGGCGGTTGCTTCGCGGTTCTCGGCGGCGATCCAGCGTACGGCACAGGCTGGCGAGGAAGAGAGCGGCGTGGCGATCGAGGCGATGCAGGGCGCGCCGGAGAGCGGTGCGCGGCATGACGGCGGTGGCGGTGGTCGCAGCAATGCGAGCGGCCCCCGCTCGACGCTGCACCGTGCGGCCCCTCGTGGCGGTCCGGCTCCCGCGCGCAAGCCCCCGTACCGCGGCAACCGCGAGCGTAGCTAAGCTAGTACGATCCTCCCCCGCAAGGGGGAGGTGTCGCCGAAGGTGACGGAGGGGGAGGATACGCGACAGATGTGGTGGATGCCTCCCCCTCCGTCAGGCTACGCCTGCCACCTCCCCCTGGCGGGGGAGGATTTGAATGACTGACGCCCCAATCCGAATTCTCGTCGACGCCGATGCGTGTCCGGTAAAGGACGAGATCTACAAGGTCGCGTGGCGTCACGAAGTCCCCGTGACGATCGTCGCCAACAGCCATTTCCGCATCCCCGTCCACCCGCTGATCTCGCGCATCGTGGTCAGCGACGGGTTCGACGCGGCAGACGACTGGATCGCCGAACAGGCCGATGCGAAGTCGGTCGTGATCACTGCCGACATCCTGCTCGCCGATCGCTGCGTGAAAGCCGGCGCGACCGTACTCGCCAACACCGGCAAGCCGTTCACCACCAGCTCGATCGGCGGCGCGATCGCCACCCGTGCGATCATGGCCGACCTGCGGGCGGGCGGCGATATCATCGGCGGCCCCGCACCGTTCTCGAAAGCCGACCGGTCGAGCTTCCTCTCCGCGCTCGATGCCGCGCTGGTCCGGCTGAAGCGCCGCTAGCCGGAGCGTAGACAGAGCGGCTGGCCCGTCGCTACACTCCCGCCACCGATCATGCGGCAGGGGGAGAGTGCGATGCAGTTGAAGATGTTGGCGGCGGCGGCGGCGGTTGTGGTTTCGGCCGGGACGCCTGTGCTCGCCCAGGTGGCACCCGCCGGGATATCCGACCGGTACACGGCGTGCCAGGCGCGGGCCCGCGGCAACACAGTGCAGGGCGGTATCTGCGCGCAGACCGAAATGGCGTCGCAGGACGCGCGGCTGAACAAGGCCTATCAGCAGGTCATGCGGCAACTCGCGAGCCGACCGGCGCAACGTATCGCGCTGCGCGACGAACAGCGATCCTGGCTCAAGGCGCGCGACTATGAGTGCAAGATCGATGGAGAAACGATCGACACCGCTTGCCTCGTTTCAAAAACCGCAACCCGCGCCAATGAACTGGAACGCAAGATCCGCTTCTAACGGCATTCCGCGGGGGCATGACGGGGAGCGGGCGTGGGTGGATCGAGCCCGGTCCGCTATCCTATCAGCCGTCGTTGCCAACAAGCGGCCCAACCAAGAGGCTGCCCCCCGAGCGGTAACATTAGGTCCGAATGAAGATGATGGGCGACCAGACAAACCTGTGGGCTTCCGGCAAACTGGCTAACCGTTCGCGCCAGCAGCGACGACCGGTAAGCGCGTAAGATGCTCAAACGCAAAGTATGCCAGCGGTAAGCTGAACTGATTGACCCGTTTTGGGGCCATTGTAAGATACCGAGTTTGCTAGAAAAAGTTTCGCCGCGTACAAGTGTCTTGGAAGCGGGGGAGCAATGACAGCAGCTGGCATGGGGCGCATCCCCTTCGACGGCTCGCGCCTTCCTCGCTCAGGCCGGATCGAAGCGCTTGATATGCTGCGCGGGTTCGCCGCGTTGCTCGTTCTGTTTCAGCACCTTGCCGAGACCATCATAGCGACGCACGCGCTTCCCCTTCCGATCGAACAGGCCGGCGTGCTGCTGTTCGACGGCATCTTTCACTTCGGGCGGTTTGGCGTCGCGCTGTTCTTTCTGATCAGCGGGTTCGTCATCCCGTTCAGTTTTCGCACCGATCGTCCGGTCCGCGGATTCGCGATCAGCCGCGCATTTCGTCTGTATCCCGCCTATTGGCTGTCGCTGGGGGTCGCGCTGCTGGTGCTGCATATGACAGGCGCGCCTGCCCCTGCGCCGGTGACGATCGTGGCCAATGTGGCCATGGTCCAGCATTATGTCGGTCAGCCCGATATCGTCGTCGCCTATTGGACGCTTGCAACGGAGCTGGCGTTCTACGTGCTGG
This genomic window contains:
- a CDS encoding DEAD/DEAH box helicase, coding for MPFTNIPSLLSEALEARGYTALTPVQAHVIEDNAIGRDLVVSAQTGSGKTVAFGLAMAGELLGEAGEDGVQRLPAPHKPLVLCIAPTRELALQVSRELMWLYAKAGARISTCVGGMDASKERRSLAHGAHIVVGTPGRLRDHLERGALDLSALKVAVLDEADEMLDMGFREDLEQILDASPEARRTLLFSATMPRPIVALAKRYQKDALRISTVGEDRGHGDISYQAVTVSPSEIEHAVINLLRFHEAETAMLFCATRDNVRHLHASLVERGFAAVALSGEHSQNERNAALQALRDRRARVCVATDVAARGIDLPTLSLVVHVELPRDAETLQHRSGRTGRAGKKGTAVLIVPFPRRRRVEMMLRGAKINAEWVNAPTAEDIRKNDHERLIGMLLQPVEVEEEDRALAVRLMAEKTPEDIAAALVHMHRATMPQAEDLIDQSKQPTQDERSQGPRAGFEDTVWFRMDIGRRQNADPRWILPLICRRGHITKSEIGAIRIGPNETAFEIPRAVASRFSAAIQRTAQAGEEESGVAIEAMQGAPESGARHDGGGGGRSNASGPRSTLHRAAPRGGPAPARKPPYRGNRERS
- a CDS encoding YaiI/YqxD family protein; translated protein: MTDAPIRILVDADACPVKDEIYKVAWRHEVPVTIVANSHFRIPVHPLISRIVVSDGFDAADDWIAEQADAKSVVITADILLADRCVKAGATVLANTGKPFTTSSIGGAIATRAIMADLRAGGDIIGGPAPFSKADRSSFLSALDAALVRLKRR
- a CDS encoding lysozyme inhibitor LprI family protein, with the protein product MQLKMLAAAAAVVVSAGTPVLAQVAPAGISDRYTACQARARGNTVQGGICAQTEMASQDARLNKAYQQVMRQLASRPAQRIALRDEQRSWLKARDYECKIDGETIDTACLVSKTATRANELERKIRF